The following coding sequences lie in one Syngnathoides biaculeatus isolate LvHL_M chromosome 16, ASM1980259v1, whole genome shotgun sequence genomic window:
- the klhl11 gene encoding kelch-like protein 11 codes for MAAAAPNPEDSARGSSASNGSGGGSGGVCGTPSSLAADGDAEEAEDFASSSHCSELSRRQNEQRKQGLFCDVTLAFSSGAAAGGVQTCEFAAHRSVLAAATDYFTPLLGGQFSESLSGRVDMKEWSSETGPDPETVESVIQYMYTGEIRVSTCNVHEVLELADRFLLVQLKDFCGEFLKKKLSLTNCVAVHSLAHMYTLDQLALRAADMIRRNFHKVIQDEEFYTLPFHLVRNWLSDAEITVDSEEVLFEAVVKWVQKFPEERGGYFEELFRLLRLPQIKPTYLTRVVKNERMVAANEVCMRLVSEAVEGYAIRFENFKLADLELWSSYVVSFQPRFGQNMDVIMVVGGVSEGGDYLSECVGYFIYEDRWVNLPHIHNHLDGHAIAATDSHVYVAGSMEPGFAKTVERYNPNCNTWEQVSNLTTRKHSFGLTCIKDILYSIGGHGNFSPGFKDVSVYEPEQDKWHNLESAPKILRDVKAVSVEDRYVYVTARTPVDTDKDDGLKTVTTRYDTDTHQWQDVDSLPLIDNYCVFQMAVAATNFYHTASCCPKSYGVRDEVARQKISARVPDEILESLPPEVTSIEGAAICHFDDDVFIIGGWKNSDDVDKQYRKEAYRYCAERRRWMLLPPMPQPRCRATACHVRVPYRFLYGCQRYPMPQNLARQRDRMQQMQQLHRRTLTLRRQLQSQIEC; via the exons ATGGCAGCGGCAGCCCCCAACCCGGAAGACTCGGCCCGGGGTAGCAGCGCGAGTAATGGCAGCGGTGGCGGGAGCGGCGGCGTTTGCGGCACCCCGAGCTCCCTGGCCGCGGACGGCGACGCGGAAGAGGCCGAGGACTTCGCGTCGTCCTCCCACTGCTCGGAGCTCTCGCGGCGGCAGAACGAGCAGCGCAAGCAAGGCCTGTTCTGCGACGTCACGCTCGCCTTCAGCAGCGGGGCAGCGGCCGGGGGCGTCCAGACGTGCGAGTTCGCGGCCCACCGCTCGGTGCTGGCAGCCGCCACGGACTACTTCACGCCGCTGCTGGGCGGACAGTTCTCCGAGTCGCTTTCCGGCCGCGTTGACATGAAGGAATGGAGCTCGGAGACGGGACCCGATCCCGAGACGGTGGAGAGCGTCATTCAGTACATGTACACCGGGGAAATTCGCGTCAGCACCTGCAACGTGCATGAAGTCCTGGAGCTTGCTGACAG GTTCCTACTAGTGCAGCTGAAAGACTTTTGCGGTGAGTTTCTGAAGAAGAAGCTGAGCCTGACCAACTGCGTGGCGGTGCACAGCCTGGCGCACATGTACACGCTGGACCAGCTGGCCCTGCGGGCGGCCGACATGATCCGCCGCAACTTCCACAAGGTGATCCAGGACGAAGAGTTCTACACCCTGCCCTTCCACCTGGTGCGCAACTGGCTGTCGGACGCCGAGATCACGGTGGACTCCGAGGAGGTGCTCTTCGAGGCCGTGGTCAAGTGGGTGCAGAAGTTCCCAGAGGAGCGCGGGGGCTACTTCGAAGAGCTCTTCCGGCTTCTCAGGTTGCCCCAGATCAAGCCCACCTACCTGACGCGGGTGGTGAAGAACGAGCGGATGGTGGCGGCCAACGAGGTGTGCATGCGCCTGGTGTCGGAGGCGGTGGAGGGTTACGCCATCCGCTTCGAGAACTTTAAGCTGGCCGACCTGGAGCTGTGGTCCTCGTACGTGGTGTCTTTCCAGCCGCGCTTCGGCCAGAACATGGACGTCATCATGGTGGTGGGCGGCGTGTCGGAGGGCGGGGACTACCTGAGCGAGTGCGTGGGCTACTTCATCTACGAGGACCGCTGGGTCAACCTGCCGCACATCCACAACCACCTGGACGGCCACGCCATCGCCGCCACCGACTCGCACGTCTACGTGGCCGGCTCCATGGAGCCGGGCTTCGCCAAGACGGTGGAGCGCTACAACCCCAACTGCAACACGTGGGAGCAAGTGAGCAACCTGACCACGCGCAAGCACTCCTTCGGCCTCACCTGCATCAAGGACATCCTGTACAGCATCGGCGGCCACGGCAACTTCAGCCCGGGCTTCAAGGACGTCAGCGTGTACGAGCCCGAGCAAGACAAGTGGCACAACCTGGAGTCGGCGCCCAAGATCCTGCGCGACGTGAAGGCGGTGAGCGTGGAGGACCGCTACGTGTACGTGACGGCGCGCACGCCCGTCGACACGGACAAAGACGACGGGCTGAAGACCGTGACCACCCGCTACGACACGGACACCCACCAGTGGCAGGACGTGGACTCGCTGCCGCTCATCGACAACTACTGCGTCTTCCAGATGGCCGTGGCCGCCACCAACTTCTACCACACGGCCTCCTGCTGCCCCAAGAGCTACGGCGTGCGGGACGAGGTGGCCCGGCAGAAGATCAGCGCCCGCGTTCCCGACGAGATCCTGGAGAGCCTGCCGCCCGAGGTGACCAGCATCGAGGGCGCCGCCATCTGCCACTTCGACGACGACGTCTTCATCATCGGCGGCTGGAAGAATAGCGACGACGTGGACAAGCAGTATCGCAAGGAGGCGTACCGCTACTGCGCCGAGCGCAGGCGCTGGATGCTGCTGCCGCCCATGCCGCAGCCGCGGTGCCGCGCCACCGCCTGCCACGTGCGCGTGCCCTACCGCTTCCTGTACGGCTGCCAGCGCTACCCCATGCCCCAGAACCTGGCGCGCCAGCGGGACCGCATGCAGCAGATGCAGCAGCTGCACCGCCGCACGCTCACCCTGCGCCGGCAGCTGCAGTCACAGATCGAGTGCTGA
- the LOC133513917 gene encoding 7-methylguanosine phosphate-specific 5'-nucleotidase-like isoform X2: protein MISELSNPSVCMRDPKRVQEILESMLKAGSNTLQVISDFDMTLTRFAYNGKRCPTCHNILDNSKLISQECKGQLKDLLNKYYPIEIDSSRSIAEKLPLMVEWWTKAHELLVQQNIRKDLLAAVVRESDAKLRDGYQLFFSQLHQHSIPLLIFSAGIGDILEEVIRQAGVFHPNVKVFSNYMDFDQAGVLRAFKGELIHIYNKREGALLNTGHFQELRARPNVLLLGDSLGDLTMADGVHNMENVLKIGFLNDKVEERKQSYLDSYDVVLVKDETLDVANAVLLYLTGNK from the exons ATG atTTCTGAACTGTCCAATCCGTCGGTGTGCATGAGGGACCCCAAGAGAGTCCAGGAGATTCTGGAGTCCATGCTGAAGGCGGGTTCGAACACGCTACAG gttatcTCAGACTTCGACATGACTCTGACAAGATTTGCGTATAATGGCAAACGATGCCCCACCTGTCACA ATATTCTCGACAACAGCAAGCTGATCTCTCAAGAGTGCAAAGGGCAG TTGAAGGATCTGTTGAACAAGTACTACCCCATCGAGATCGACTCGTCGCGCTCCATCGCCGAGAAGCTGCCGCTCATGGTGGAGTG GTGGACCAAAGCGCACGAGCTGCTGGTGCAGCAGAACATCCGGAAGGACCTGCTGGCCGCGGTGGTGCGGGAGTCCGACGCCAAGCTCAG GGACGGCTACCAGCTGTTCTTTTCGCAGCTGCACCAGCACAGCATCCCGCTGCTCATCTTCTCCGCCGGCATCGGGGACATCCTGGAGGAGGTCATCCGCCAGGCCGGCGTCTTCCACCCCAACGTCAAGGTCTTCTCCAACTACATGGACTTCGACCAGGCG GGGGTGCTGAGAGCCTTCAAGGGCGAGCTGATCCACATCTACAACAAACGGGAGGGGGCCCTGCTCAACACGGGTCACTTCCAGGAGCTGCGAGCCCGGCCCAACGTCCTGCTGCTGGGCGACTCCCTCGGCGACCTCACCATGGCCGACGGCGTGCACAACATGGAGAACGTCCTCAAGATCGGCTTCCTCAACGACAAG GTGGAGGAGCGGAAGCAGTCGTACTTGGACTCTTACGACGTCGTGCTGGTGAAGGACGAGACCCTGGACGTGGCCAACGCTGTGCTGCTCTACCTCACGGGAAACAAGtga
- the LOC133513917 gene encoding 7-methylguanosine phosphate-specific 5'-nucleotidase A-like isoform X4, with the protein MPHLSQYSRQQQADLSRVQRAVSLWLQLKDLLNKYYPIEIDSSRSIAEKLPLMVEWWTKAHELLVQQNIRKDLLAAVVRESDAKLRDGYQLFFSQLHQHSIPLLIFSAGIGDILEEVIRQAGVFHPNVKVFSNYMDFDQAGVLRAFKGELIHIYNKREGALLNTGHFQELRARPNVLLLGDSLGDLTMADGVHNMENVLKIGFLNDKVEERKQSYLDSYDVVLVKDETLDVANAVLLYLTGNK; encoded by the exons ATGCCCCACCTGTCACA ATATTCTCGACAACAGCAAGCTGATCTCTCAAGAGTGCAAAGGGCAG TGTCACTGTGGCTTCAGTTGAAGGATCTGTTGAACAAGTACTACCCCATCGAGATCGACTCGTCGCGCTCCATCGCCGAGAAGCTGCCGCTCATGGTGGAGTG GTGGACCAAAGCGCACGAGCTGCTGGTGCAGCAGAACATCCGGAAGGACCTGCTGGCCGCGGTGGTGCGGGAGTCCGACGCCAAGCTCAG GGACGGCTACCAGCTGTTCTTTTCGCAGCTGCACCAGCACAGCATCCCGCTGCTCATCTTCTCCGCCGGCATCGGGGACATCCTGGAGGAGGTCATCCGCCAGGCCGGCGTCTTCCACCCCAACGTCAAGGTCTTCTCCAACTACATGGACTTCGACCAGGCG GGGGTGCTGAGAGCCTTCAAGGGCGAGCTGATCCACATCTACAACAAACGGGAGGGGGCCCTGCTCAACACGGGTCACTTCCAGGAGCTGCGAGCCCGGCCCAACGTCCTGCTGCTGGGCGACTCCCTCGGCGACCTCACCATGGCCGACGGCGTGCACAACATGGAGAACGTCCTCAAGATCGGCTTCCTCAACGACAAG GTGGAGGAGCGGAAGCAGTCGTACTTGGACTCTTACGACGTCGTGCTGGTGAAGGACGAGACCCTGGACGTGGCCAACGCTGTGCTGCTCTACCTCACGGGAAACAAGtga
- the LOC133513917 gene encoding cytosolic 5'-nucleotidase 3-like isoform X1, whose product MLCQVFFFCVYGCGNHLNRDIEKRFFIVSKIRLHEGEDTVELSKKNGNKSGRADLNEARVHKISELSNPSVCMRDPKRVQEILESMLKAGSNTLQVISDFDMTLTRFAYNGKRCPTCHNILDNSKLISQECKGQLKDLLNKYYPIEIDSSRSIAEKLPLMVEWWTKAHELLVQQNIRKDLLAAVVRESDAKLRDGYQLFFSQLHQHSIPLLIFSAGIGDILEEVIRQAGVFHPNVKVFSNYMDFDQAGVLRAFKGELIHIYNKREGALLNTGHFQELRARPNVLLLGDSLGDLTMADGVHNMENVLKIGFLNDKVEERKQSYLDSYDVVLVKDETLDVANAVLLYLTGNK is encoded by the exons atGTTatgccaggttttttttttttgcgtctacggatgtggaaatcatTTAAACAGAGACATTGAGAAGCggtttttcattgtttcaaagattagattgcatgaaggagaagatacagtggagttatcgaaaaaaaacggcaacaaaagtggacgtgcagatctgaacgaagctcgagtacacaag atTTCTGAACTGTCCAATCCGTCGGTGTGCATGAGGGACCCCAAGAGAGTCCAGGAGATTCTGGAGTCCATGCTGAAGGCGGGTTCGAACACGCTACAG gttatcTCAGACTTCGACATGACTCTGACAAGATTTGCGTATAATGGCAAACGATGCCCCACCTGTCACA ATATTCTCGACAACAGCAAGCTGATCTCTCAAGAGTGCAAAGGGCAG TTGAAGGATCTGTTGAACAAGTACTACCCCATCGAGATCGACTCGTCGCGCTCCATCGCCGAGAAGCTGCCGCTCATGGTGGAGTG GTGGACCAAAGCGCACGAGCTGCTGGTGCAGCAGAACATCCGGAAGGACCTGCTGGCCGCGGTGGTGCGGGAGTCCGACGCCAAGCTCAG GGACGGCTACCAGCTGTTCTTTTCGCAGCTGCACCAGCACAGCATCCCGCTGCTCATCTTCTCCGCCGGCATCGGGGACATCCTGGAGGAGGTCATCCGCCAGGCCGGCGTCTTCCACCCCAACGTCAAGGTCTTCTCCAACTACATGGACTTCGACCAGGCG GGGGTGCTGAGAGCCTTCAAGGGCGAGCTGATCCACATCTACAACAAACGGGAGGGGGCCCTGCTCAACACGGGTCACTTCCAGGAGCTGCGAGCCCGGCCCAACGTCCTGCTGCTGGGCGACTCCCTCGGCGACCTCACCATGGCCGACGGCGTGCACAACATGGAGAACGTCCTCAAGATCGGCTTCCTCAACGACAAG GTGGAGGAGCGGAAGCAGTCGTACTTGGACTCTTACGACGTCGTGCTGGTGAAGGACGAGACCCTGGACGTGGCCAACGCTGTGCTGCTCTACCTCACGGGAAACAAGtga
- the LOC133513917 gene encoding 7-methylguanosine phosphate-specific 5'-nucleotidase A-like isoform X3, giving the protein MPHLSQYSRQQQADLSRVQRAGVHEADFEFSRIKYRMTTFYMSLWLQLKDLLNKYYPIEIDSSRSIAEKLPLMVEWWTKAHELLVQQNIRKDLLAAVVRESDAKLRDGYQLFFSQLHQHSIPLLIFSAGIGDILEEVIRQAGVFHPNVKVFSNYMDFDQAGVLRAFKGELIHIYNKREGALLNTGHFQELRARPNVLLLGDSLGDLTMADGVHNMENVLKIGFLNDKVEERKQSYLDSYDVVLVKDETLDVANAVLLYLTGNK; this is encoded by the exons ATGCCCCACCTGTCACA ATATTCTCGACAACAGCAAGCTGATCTCTCAAGAGTGCAAAGGGCAGGTGTGCACGAAGCCGACTTTGAATTCTCGCgtataaaatacagaatgacaacattttaca TGTCACTGTGGCTTCAGTTGAAGGATCTGTTGAACAAGTACTACCCCATCGAGATCGACTCGTCGCGCTCCATCGCCGAGAAGCTGCCGCTCATGGTGGAGTG GTGGACCAAAGCGCACGAGCTGCTGGTGCAGCAGAACATCCGGAAGGACCTGCTGGCCGCGGTGGTGCGGGAGTCCGACGCCAAGCTCAG GGACGGCTACCAGCTGTTCTTTTCGCAGCTGCACCAGCACAGCATCCCGCTGCTCATCTTCTCCGCCGGCATCGGGGACATCCTGGAGGAGGTCATCCGCCAGGCCGGCGTCTTCCACCCCAACGTCAAGGTCTTCTCCAACTACATGGACTTCGACCAGGCG GGGGTGCTGAGAGCCTTCAAGGGCGAGCTGATCCACATCTACAACAAACGGGAGGGGGCCCTGCTCAACACGGGTCACTTCCAGGAGCTGCGAGCCCGGCCCAACGTCCTGCTGCTGGGCGACTCCCTCGGCGACCTCACCATGGCCGACGGCGTGCACAACATGGAGAACGTCCTCAAGATCGGCTTCCTCAACGACAAG GTGGAGGAGCGGAAGCAGTCGTACTTGGACTCTTACGACGTCGTGCTGGTGAAGGACGAGACCCTGGACGTGGCCAACGCTGTGCTGCTCTACCTCACGGGAAACAAGtga